The Motacilla alba alba isolate MOTALB_02 chromosome 3, Motacilla_alba_V1.0_pri, whole genome shotgun sequence DNA window TGGAGTCCCAGTGATGACTCGAGGAGAGTAACTGGGCTGCTCTTCAGTGAATGGAGACTCTTGGATGAATGAATTATCATCCCTCTGGCCGTGGGGCCTGACCCTCGTGAGGTCAGTGGGAACTTTCCTGTTTGATTcatcagaaaaagaatttcatCTCCCAGGGAGGACTTTTCCCTGGCTCTGACCAGTGCCTCAGCTGGTTGGCATAGCTCTCTCATTACATCATTGTTTCCTTGCTTTCACAGAAATGATTGACccagagagaaatattttaccTGGAAAGGGAGGCCAGGAGCTGACAAAGGCAGGCAAGTGTCAACATTTTGTGTTGAAAAGACACAGAAGGGCTGAGAGGggatttggaaagaaaattaatttaggcTGAGGGAACTCATAGGAAGAAAGCTATGAGGACATAGAGACTGATTTCCTGGAGCTGGGTGACCAAAAAGGAAAGGAGTTGCATCAGAAATGCAGTCCATGGGTGGAGAGGGCAACCTGTCAGGGCAATGGGACACAGCTTTCAGATCCCCTCCCCATCATGTTTAAAACAAGTAAAGCTGGgatcttagggaaaaaaaatgttccctgtgaggatgatgaggccctggcacagggtgcccagagaagctgtggctgcccctggaagtgtctaaggccaggctggatggggcttagagcaacctgggatagtggaaggtgtccctgcccatggcaatgAGATGATCtctaatgtcccttccaacccaacccattctgggattccatgacTGCCTTGAGAacctggcacagcctggaaaggagaagTGGATGTGGGTGGATCTTGCCTGAGAAGCACAGACCACACTCAACTGCATGTCAAACCAGGTGCCTTTTGCACCAAAAGCCAAAACGACTTTCCCCATTGCAgctgttttctctgtgaagagaaatagAGGCACAGAGGCCCCCTGGTATTCTGGGGAGGTGAGGAATGCTGTGGTCACTCCTGGTCAGTGCCATCCCACCACTGGCTGCGTTGCTGACTCACAGGTGAGCACTTGCTGCTTTGTTAAACCTCAGGTTTATTGGTTTCAGGTAAGCAGAAAGGCAATTTTTCACCAGGGCATGTCAGATAACAATCAGAGTCCCAAGAGGGCCACAGATAGTTTGGGTGACCCCAGTTTCTTCTTGTCACGGTGTTTCCTAAAAAAGTTACAGCAAAACCAAAGTGTTCAGGAGTCCATGAGTGAATCCACAGCCGTATTCTCCCAGGGgagccacagccacagaaacCACAAAATCTCCTTCCCAACAGCTGCTCGTGCCGTGCCAGTggagcctgcagctctccatgtGCTGCAGCGGCTCCTCTGGACACCTTCAGCTCTCTGTGGTGGCAGGTGACAGATTTTTGCAGCAGAGAATGACGGGTTCAAAGCAGTACTGAGCCAGGTATTCACCAGAAACACAGCTTCCCACTCGGCACAAGCCCCCTCCGTGCTTACAGCTGTCTGGTCCATGAGCATCTCCTGGACAAGGGAGCAGTAAATTCGTGGATAAAATTAGTGGGGTTCCTTCTGGCACCATGTTGCTAGCCAGCCAagccagcactgggagcacacAGAGAGCCTGGGCACCTCAAGCACACCGAGGATCCCCATCCCACAGACAGGTTCAGATATCCATGTTAGAAATCCCAAGCTGCTGAGCCAACCTCCCTCAAGGAATGTTTTATCATGGAGCTGTTTTTTCAGGATGTTGGCAAAGACCATGCATGGGAGGTCAGAGGCTGTCCTCTCCCTGCCAAGGAGGCAACTGCAGCCTGAGAAAAGGCAGGAACAttttcccagagcacagggcttcTCCTCTAGGGCATCTCCTAACTCAGTGATGTGCCTCATTTTCACAGCTTCCTCCCTGCTCATTTTTTTGTATTCCCCCAAGgattaaataatgaattttccCAAAGTACCTCACCCACTCTCTCACCCAGAAAACTCCTTTCCTCAGTACCTATCACACAGTGAAACAAGATTATCCCTGTTCCCAGATATCCTGTTCACCACCCCAGGCCTTCCTGGTCTTACCGTGCTGGGTCAGGGAGATGAATATGAAGACAAGCACGAGGATCCCCATTcctttggctctgctggaaaatCTCAGGGCTGGGAGTGAGATTTCACAGAagcctctgtgtgctgctggcatGCTGGATGGCATCCTGGAAGAGGGGAGGAGTTAATTATATTCCAGTCCCTGGAGTAACATTTGCTGCTGAGAAACTCTTTCGTGTCGTTCTGACCCAGCGCTGCTGCTCCAAACaatgatgaatttttttcacGTTCACTGGTTACTGGCTTTCCTGATTCCTCTCCTTGGCAGCTGGCATTTTGGGCTGGTagaattccagctggaaaaaaagaagctcaGGGAGATCCTCTGCCCTtcacctgcagccagcaaaATCCCTTGAAGTgacagggaggagggaagcaaCCTGCAAGGGAAGAGTCCTGAGGAtctgcaaggaagaaaaggatgCAGGCTGGGagtgattaatttttaatctgaGCTTGTGTGAAtattttctccagctgaaacctgggtgttattttttttccccagctttggTTTCCAAGGAATTTGGGAGGCTTCATTCCTGAGTGTGACGAGCACACAGTGCTGGTGGAAGAGCTGTTAGTTCAGCAAGGCACCTCGTGGTGGTAAATCTGTGGAGAGTGTGCAGCTCTGGATGTAAAATCTGATattccagctgccctgccaggccctgctgtTTGCTGCCTGTTCAGCTGTGGCAGTAAAACTGCTCTGTGAGCACATCTTAAACTGACAGGCTAAAGAGTAAAATTAAAAGCCCCTTTCTCCCTAAAAAAAAGACCCACACAGAACAACGTAACTAGAATCCTAGagtcatttgggttggaaaaggcttccaaggtcatcgagtccagccattccccagctctcccaagccaccactaaatcatgtccccaaatgccacatctgtctgtcttttaaatccctcaGAGACAGGGActccatcactgccctgggcaccctgttTTAATGCTTCACtaccctttccatgaagaaatttctcctgatgtccaacctgaccctcccctggcacagtttgaggccatttcctctcatcctgttccctgggagcagagcctgacccccccggctgtcccctcctgtcagggagttgtgcagagccagaaggtccccccgagcctccttttccccaggctgagcccctttcccatctccctcagccactccctgaagtgtccaaggaatgactggatgtggcactcagtgctctgggcgGGGTGACATGGTGGGGatcagtcacaggttggactcgatgactttggagattttttccaaccttaatgattctgtgattaagtGTCCTCAGTCCTCTAAAGCATCCAAGTGTAAAATCAAGCACGGTAAATAAGATTACACTGATAAGAAGGATTAGGGGATGGGGTTTGCAAGGATACAACAGCAAATTTTTGTGCAATTCTGCATTTGGGCGTAATAGAGAGATATTCTGCCTCTTTCCATAAATAAATTACTGTTACTCCTGTTTATTTAGCATTTATTGTCCTCTTTCTATAAAGACACGTCACCTCTAGTTAATTACACACTTTGCATGGTGAGAGCAACAGAGACGTCTACAACACTTGGAATAAAACTTGTTTGCTTTCCTGGCTGTTCTCTCCCATGGTTTTCTGCAGTCCCACGAGGTCCTTGTCACACTTCTGTGCAGCACTTCCATCCTCTGCGAGGGCAGAGTCCCTCTTGCTCTTGCAGACATCTGATTTCTGGGGGCACACAATGGCCCCCCTCATCTTGGCAGATGTGGAAGTTGGATGTTGTGTCTGCAATTCAGAGAGTTTGAGTCAAACCAGAAAACCTGACACTGCCATCCAAACCATCTCATACACAAAAATTGTTGGGAAGTTGTGTTTACTGTGTCTCCAAAAAGCAAAGACACAAAGATGAACTTTGCAGCTTATCACAGCACTTCTGCAAAAGAAGGAACTTGTGACCCACCAGCTTGGAAAAGAATTAAATGAGGGAAGGATATTGTAAAGCTATGAAAAAGCTGGATGCAGAATGACAAAATTTCAAATAGGTGGCACTTAATAAAATTATGAGGGATGAGGctttaaaagaaatggaaggaatTCCTAACctgggggggggaagaaaaatccaGTAAGGACTTTTAAACACAAGGATACCTAAATCTAAAAATCCTGAGCTGCAGTTTCACGAAAGCCAGAATGATATATAAGGGAATGTAATGATGTGGTTGTGGTCTCTTTACACACACAGAGTAACTGCAAGGAAATATCCACTTCTGGCCACGGACAGATCCTGGATGCTGGATCAGAGGAACTTTAGGATTAGCACAGTTGTTTCTAAAGTATATATTCATGAATTATTTACGCTGAGGATTATCTATTGAGGAGCACCAAAACCAAGCAATTCTGGGAAGATTCTGATAAAATAACAGGGAAGAGGTCAGTTGGCACCTATTAAGAACAGCAAGGTGGGTGCAGCCAGCAGTCGCCCAACAGAGAATTATAGGAAGATTTACGAAGGAAAGAGGACTCTCTGTGGgccaaaacatttattttatttccctagTTGGACGTAGAGCTTTGGGGTATTTTGGCCAGCCCCAAAGGCTCCACACTGATGTCAGTGGAGGAACACACAGGTCCATCTTTTTACATGGAAAGAGATGGCTTAGAccccgtccctggaagtgtccagggccaggttggatgggtcttggagcaacctgagatagtggaaggtgtcccttgaagccaaaccattctgtgattctgtgaattggAGGCAaagtttgttttgctgagttcagccattttcccccccaaattttgccctcctgggcagggtTCCCACACATACCAACGCAGCAGGTCCTCCGGCGCTGATAGCAGGTTCCAAAGGCAGCGAAGGGCTCTGGGCAGGATTTCAGATGGAAGCAGTAGCCGTGGTATTCCAAACAACGCAAGGTGTCCCTGGGCAAGCCGAGACCTACAGGGGGAATGGGATTCCCAGTTGTGCTGCAGGATCAGTCCATTCTCATGGTCTTTCTCCTGCTGAAACCCCACAGACCCCAGTTAGGGATCTGACATACATACCCCCAAAACCCAGAAGTTTTGAGGAACTTATGGGACCTCAGCGCATTTCAAGGAAGGTTTTTTGTACAACTGGAGTAAAACACAGAGGTTGAGGCAATTTTCTGAACATATCCAGGCCATCTGTGCTGTAATGGGAAGGAACAGCCCAGTCTTGGATGCTTCTGAGTTCTGggactgcagtgctgcagggacatgCAAGGGACAGCATGATCACCACATGCCCTGAAGATAAAATTATGGcttataaaaaaccccaaaaagcgGAATCTGGCCTAATTAAAAGGAACAAGCAGTTTTTCCAATTCCGTCTTTCTCTGGAAACCTTTCTTCAAGGTGAGGAGTTTCACTGAGCATGAAGAACAGGTAGGATAAAAACACAATCAGAAAACgagtcagagcagcagaagggctGAGGAAAGGGAACCAGAATATTCAGAGAGCTGAAGTCAGTGGTGCAGTTCAACCTGAACAATACCAGGGAACACCTCTGCTCTCTTTTACCTACACAGAGGAGATAATTTTTAACCCTGGGGTTAGAAAAGGAGGTGATTTCCATGGTGCCACCATCCAATAGTGCCacaaaagacatttcaaagAGTCATAAGACCAACACCTGACAGAGGCTTGTGTGAGGAGGTTCTGATGCGACATCTGCTCACCATACCTTAacttttcacttctgcttttagACTGAGAAATAGGAAACTGCTCTAAGAAAAGGAGCTGAGGAGAATGTTCTGCGCCACCACACGAGTGAGCTGTACCTCCTGCACAGGCATTCTGCACCACCACAGGAGCGAGCTGTACCTCCTGCACAGGCAAACCTCAATGTGGGGCTTGGCCCTTACCTGGAAcagcctggaggaggaaaagcaggagagccATGAGGCAGGAGAAGAGCTTCATGGTGGAAAGTCTCAGCTGCAGCGTGGAGACAGGTCCACGATGTCAGAACCTTtgagcaggggaggagggagctcTCTGGCATTTATAGGGCAGTGGGAACAGCTGTGGCTGTCTGGGGTggcaggggaaggcagcaggtACAGCCTGACCTCTGCACGTGGCTAAACCTGAACAATGGCTCAGGGGCACAAAAACAAGGGGAcaaacagctctgcctgcctgcctgcctgcccactGGGAAGGCTGCTGGGATGGTCCCTTATCAATATGGATCCACCCAGAGAGCATCATTAACTTGAAATGTCAATGTGGTTGGTACTGGATTATCTGGAGGAAATGAGCCGTTGTTTGGCGTGACAGAAGGCAGCTGCaatatcatagaatcatcatggaatcatagaatagtttgggttgaaaaggacattagagatcatccagtccagccccctgccatgggcagagacagcTTTCATTATCACAGGttactccaagccctgtccaacctggccttggacacttccagggatccaggggcagccacagcttctcaggacaagagagaatATCTGATTCTGCTGCATGTCCTGTGATGCAACAGCTGTTCccaagataaataaataaatgataataataattCCATACACAAACATATAAAATAGTTGTATTTTTGTCTGTGATAggtgctgtgaagaaaaaaaatctggtgtaGTGGACGGTCTTCCTGTCCATgtcagggggttggaatgagatgattttttaGATTCCTTTCATCCCAAACCCTTCTGCCACTCCATGTTTCTATGATACATGAAGTGCAGATTATCTGTTTTCAGGTGTAACCAGCAGCACCTTCAACTTTGCAGGTGCACAAAGAGCACATGGCAAGTGAGATTCATGAgttttcctcagcatttttcTGTACAGAATTTGAATGATATCAACAGACACATGGAGGTGGCAGCTGACAGCTCAGGTTCTGCCTCCATCATTTACTTCAGCCTCTTTCTACACAAGGTGTTTATTGATGTTGTTCTGACCCAGCAGCCTCGATACCAACAATAAAACCTCCCCCTCAGTCATGTGGATTGTTCTCTGTCTGCCTCCCTGCttcctttgtttgctttccatTGCAAATTTGCAGGTGCCACCCAGTCCTGAAGGAGAAAGTTTTGTGTCCCTTTCCAGGTactccagggacagggatgaAACAAAGGCTGCAACAAGAACCCTTCAGCTGGCTCAGGTTCCCTCTAAATCCAAGGGGATCCTGGCTGAGATATTTATCTCAGCTCTCAGACAGGATCTATTATTGTACTTTGTCAGACTGGAGCAGACATTCAGTTTTCTcaacaattatttttgaatcacacacacacaaaaaaaggtCTTGTTCTGTAGTGATGGCCTGGAAatgtttgccttttaaaattttatttccatgggAGGTGAAGTATAAATTCAAAACCTCAAGTGTGTTAAATATCTGGAGGAAAAGGAGTGACTGCCCAGTAATCTCACATTCAAAATCCCTCCCCTTCAGAATGTCCTCACTGTCAGACCACAGGTGCTTATACAATCACAGTCCCCTTCAAATTAGGATCAGAAATtaccccaggaaaaaaaaaaaaacaaaaccactctTTGAAATTCAAGTACTATCTCACTCTGCCTTGATGCCTCTGCActttgttaccttttttttttttttttctttttttttttctctcctcctttcccaggtTACTTTCCCAGGTTATTCCAGGTCAGAGACATGTTTTATATGGAACACAAAAGAAATGCTTACACACAGTGGAAGTTCAGCCCCTTGCCTAAGGATCTCTTGTGAGAAGCTGccaagggagctgggaaaggggctcagcctggagaaaaggaggctcagggggcccttctggctctgcacaactccctgacaggaggggaaaacCAGAGGTCAGGATCTTCTCCCAAGAAACAAGGGACAGAGCAATAGGAATCACCTCaaattgcaccaggggaggtttagattggaaattagaaaaaattccttcacagaaagctctgtccagccctggcacagctgcccagggcagtggtgaaTTCCCCACCCCTGGAGGGTTTTGCTGATCTGGCCTGGGACTCACATCCCTTTGAGTAAGGGTGTTTTTATGAGAAGGGAAGACTTATTCATTTTGAAGTTTTCAGTCATGGGACAGCTCTGAAAATAATACCTGGGATTCTAAATTTATGGGAAACATCTGCTGCCCCAAAGCACTTAAACAGATTTGTGTTATGGCAATGTAAATCAGCAGGATTTGACTGCAGTTGGGCTGAAGTGGTCCTGGAACTGGCTGAAAACCTGGCTTTATTTACAACATTGTAAGGAGCAAGTGACAGAATGGGATAGATGAGGAGAGGTGCCACTGGGAGCGGTCAGCAGGGAAAAATACGGGGGGAAAATCTAATAGCAAACATTAGGGTTGAATAGGCAAAACCTTTGGGCTGTGGAGGAAAAAACACTGTATCTCCAAGAAGGAAACAAGTTGAATTTCCAGTCTGGCCTTGGGATGGAGGTTCCTTCACTGAATGAAATTAATCTCCAGCCTGACTTACAGCTCATGGAGCCCATGAGCTGGTTCCTGGCTCCCTCTTGTGGGAAAAGGtgctggaggagagagggaCCTTGTGGTGCAGGGTTTGCTCAGGTGGAAAGGtaaaagcaagaggaaatgcCTCTTTGCTCCATCCTCAGCGCTGGTAATCCACAGGGAAAATGCGTGGTGATTATTATGTTtggacagcagggatgggatttggTTTCAGGCATCAAATTTTAGAGAGGAATCGAATTTTTGGAGGGAGTCACATTCAGGGTAAATGTTTAACTATAAAGTTAATGTTTTCTAGCCTCATGGAATTTTATAACATTTCtataactttaaaaatctctgtaaCTACAGTAATACTGAGACCTCTGCTTTTACCAGGATTAGGCTGAGCCAGGGAGGAGTTTCCTGGTGCTTTGCCCATTGCACTGCTGgccacagcccctgcctctATTGCCCCTCTCCAGACACTCTGGTAGCCAGCAGACTGCCTCCAGCATGTCTCCAGGGGGTGGGAATGAAGCTGGGAATAGAGCTGGAGAGGGCTAAGGAAGGCTTCACCTCCTTACCGATACTGCAGCCTTGCCCTAAGCACCCATGAGGGAAGGActgggcagctggagctgggggtggaCCTTGCCTGCAGTGGTGGGACATCCTGCCCTCCttgcaggagctccaggtgcCACTCCCAGCCAGCgcagggctgtggctggggcAGGACATCAGGAGCTGTGACTGTCCTGAGCCCATGGGTGCTTCACTCTACCAAAACCATTTCTGGCTCCACAGCCAAAACCCACTTTGGGCTGTCCTGTGTTCCCCCCTGAGCCACCATCCTCCCTTGGAGCATCCCTGAGCCCGGTTCCTGCCCTCATTGACCCTGTAGGTCCCCTCATCCCACCCCAAACCTTCATCCTGCAGCCTGGACTGgtctcagcagccagggcttgGCCACCCTCCCCTCAGGCTGTCCCTCCATAGctacagccctgctcccagggtgCGGGGACATCCCAGGGTGGTCCCCATGGAAACGACATTCCCAGGGGGCAATCCTAGGCCCCTGGACCCCTCCACCCCGACCTCGTGGCGCAAGGGCAGCGCGTCTGACTCCAGATCAGAAGGTTGTGTGTTCAAATCACACCGGGGTCAGTCTGGGGCACCACTGGCACCCCTCTGCTTTTATAGGGGGCTCTTCTGCAGGAGGGTGTCTTAGACTGGGGGTGTGTGATCTGTTTCtatctgtcagaggtggggcagttatcttctgttaattgggcagcttttctttatctcttccacaaaccAATCCTCCCTCAGGGAAGAtctcttctgttaatgggccagtgagtgtccctgcatggctgataaaattacatcaccccattgggagatgctccacccagggggaggagccacACATTCttacctggatataatctgaggTTTGGAACGCCACAGGCAGCCAAACCTgtggattcccagaggagcagctttttttctccactggattcgtaaaggaagaccaggcccattTACACCACcactggagcttcagaggaaaactccagccttctccaggatccctgctccaacagaaccatATCTGCCACTCCaccaggactgcagccaccatggaatggcactgctgccgccaccctgacccacagggtgtcaggtccTGTTGTGACTGTgtcagtggtttgttttctttttgtactattgcatttgtatttttaattttcctagtaaagaactgttgCTCCTATTCCATATCTTtacctgagagccccttaatttcaaagtcATAACAATTCGGAGGGAGGgggtttccattttccatttcaaggaaggCTCCTCTCTTCCTTAGCAGAgacctgtctgttcaaaccaagacagagGGGCAGGGCTCAGGGTGTAGGGGCATGGACTAGACTATATGGGAAACATGACACCCAGAACTCTCCTttgagcagggagctgtgctggatggAAGTTATGGGTCAGGATGCAAGCAAGGAGCTTGTGTTGTTGTGTGTGTTGGCCATAATTTAGCTCAAGAAGGAGTTAATGCCTTCCTCAGGAAAATGCAAGAAACTTTTTAACTCCAGGCTCAGTCACTTCTGGAGGACCTGGACATGCTTGCCTGGCAGGGTAACATGGGGTGGTAGGGTCAGTCCTGGGAATATCTGGAGGGGAATAAAGAACAATTACTCGGTGTAGGATTAGGGAAAAAGGGACAAGTTTCTGATGAacagcatggatttttttcaagaatattAAGGACAACCATCTGGAAAATTCTAGTCTGGGCAGCTCAGGGTCTGCCTGAACATTATGGAAACAACCCTCAAGAAAGACATGCCCAAAAAGAGGAAAGATGTGAAAATGACTGGAAGGCCAAGGATTTACCAAAGGCAGACCACACTAGACCAAAATAATAGATTTCTTTGAAGAGATGATTTCTTCAGTAATCAAGTGGACACTGAGAAATATCATTTGTCTTGACTTTGGTTTCACCTCTGACAGGGTCTCCCAGAcatgtccctgcagcaggacatgcacacagagcagctgagctcagtCCAAAGCCAAAGCAAAGGGCCACCACCAGGCACTGAGGGGGTTGGGGTCAGGGGCTGGTGCTCCAGGGGACCCTTCACTGCTGGATGCTGAACTGGGTGTGGTTTGGGGTCTctgtggtgggagcagaggctgtTCCACAGAAGGAAGGACAcggccagcctggcagggacatGGGAGTGACCAGGGGACAGGGCCAGTGGCGCAATGGACAACGCGCCTGACTACGGATCAGGAGATTGCAGGTTCGACTCCTGCCTGGCTCAGCACTTTTAGCCCACGCaaatccctcctgctccctttctGAGCAcctgccttctcctgcccaTCATCCATCCTCCCTCAAGCTCCTGATGTCCTGTCCCACACTCCAaaaggggcagggatggggcccACACCAGAGCCAGGGACACCACAGCAAATCCCACAGCAGAATGCAGGTGCCTCCTGAACTGGTGTtccacagccaggacagagccagCGCTCCCAGGATGTCCTGGCACCTCATGTGCCCTGGTCCCCAGCCCCCTCCAAGGCTCCCACTGTTCCTGCTGCCCTTTGTCAGTGCCTTGCCAAGTTCTCCATGTGACAGCGATGGTCTCAGAATAGGACAAGGTCCTAGAGAAGCTTTGGAGTTTTCATCCTTGAAGTTATTTAACGTTTTGCTATAACCTGATGTCAAAGACTCTTGTGCTCAGAGTGGGGATTAGATCACCTGCTTCCCAGGGATCtcctaaaatgtattttttcctatatCTAATTAATTCCGTCACAAAGCCCATCCAGCGATGGGAAGCCCCCAGGGCACCGCGAGGGCTGGGCCAGTGGCGCAATGGACAACGCGCCTGACTACGGATCAGGAGATTGCAGGTTCGACTCCTGCCTGGCTCGCAATTTTCCTGCCCACAACCTGGCTGTCTTTTTGATGGTGACAGGGGACATTTTCCCCCATGGCGCCCTGCCTCTCTCTGGTATTGTCCCTTCCTGCACAGCAAAACTTCCCTCTCATCAGGGCAGGCTCTGACTGGACATACtggtgaa harbors:
- the LOC119699835 gene encoding gallinacin-11-like, which produces MKLFSCLMALLLFLLQAVPGLGLPRDTLRCLEYHGYCFHLKSCPEPFAAFGTCYQRRRTCCVDTTSNFHICQDEGGHCVPPEIRCLQEQEGLCPRRGWKCCTEV